A genome region from Populus alba chromosome 5, ASM523922v2, whole genome shotgun sequence includes the following:
- the LOC118034986 gene encoding AP-3 complex subunit mu isoform X1, with product MLQCIFLLSDSGEVMLEKQLTGHRVDRSICAWFWDQIVSQGDSFKQQPVIASPTHYLFQIVREGITFLACTQVEMPPLMGIEFLCRVADVLSDYLEGLNEDVIKDNFVIVYELLDEMIDNGFPLTTEPNILREMIAPPNIVSKMLSVVTGNSSNVSNTLPGATASCVPWRTTDVKYANNEVYVDLVEEMDAIINRDGVLVKCEVYGEVQVNSHITGVPDLTLSFTNPSIMDDVRFHPCVRFRPWESHHILSFVPPDGLFKLMSYRVKKLKSTPIYVKPQITSDDGTCRVNVMVGIRNDPGKMIDSITVQFQLPSCVLSPDLTANHGAVTIFSNKMCTWSIDRIPKDRAPALSGTLMLETGLKRLNVFPTFQVGFRIQGVALSGLQLDKLDLRVVPSRLYKGFRAFTRSGLYEVRS from the exons ATGTTGCAGTGTATATTTCTACTTTCAGATTCTGG AGAGGTAATGCTAGAGAAACAGTTAACTGGGCATAGAGTAGATAGATCCATTTGTGCTTGGTTTTGGGATCAAATTGTTTCTCAAGGTGATTCCTTTAAG CAACAACCGGTTATTGCATCACCAACACATTACTTGTTCCAAATTGTCCGGGAAGGGATCACTTTTTTAGCTTGCACCCAAGTTGAAATGCCACCTTTGATGGGCATTGAG TTCCTTTGCAGAGTAGCTGATGTTCTCTCAGATTATCTAGAAGGGTTGAATGAAGATGTAATAAAGGATAACTTTGTAATTGTGTATGAG CTTTTGGATGAGATGATAGACAATGGCTTCCCCCTGACCACAGAACCTAACATACTGAGGGAGATGATAGCTCCACCAAATATTGTGAGCAAAATGTTGAGTGTTGTGACTGGTAACAGTTCAAATGTGAGCAACACTCTTCCAGGTGCTACAGCATCTTGTGTTCCATGGAGAACGACAGACGTAAAATATGCTAACAATGAGGTGTATGTTGATCTTGTTGAAGAAATGGATGCAATTATAAATAG GGATGGGGTCTTGGTAAAGTGTGAGGTTTATGGTGAAGTTCAAGTAAACTCCCATATCACAGGTGTTCCTGACTTGACTCTATCATTTACAAACCCATCTATTATGGATGATGTCAGATTTCATCCATGTGTTCGGTTCCGGCCTTGGGAATCCCATCATATCCTATCATTTGTGCCTCCTGATGGACTATTTAAGCTCATGAGTTACAG ggttaaaaagttgaaaagtaCCCCAATATATGTAAAGCCACAGATTACATCCGATGATGGGACATGCCGCGTCAATGTGATGGTTGGTATACGAAATGACCCTGGAAAGATGATTGACTCAATAACAGTGCAATTTCAACTGCCTTCGTGTGTTTTGTCACCTGATCTGACTGCAAATCATGGAGCAGTGACCATCTTCTCAAACAAG ATGTGCACTTGGTCAATTGATCGAATACCAAAAGATAGAGCCCCTGCATTATCTGGAACACTGATGCTTGAGACAGGATTAAAGCGGCTTAACGTATTTCCCACATTTCAAGTGGGTTTTAGAATCCAGGGTGTTGCCCTCTCTGGCCTGCAATTAGATAAACTGGATCTCAGGGTTGTACCAAGCCGTCTTTATAAAGGGTTTCGAGCTTTCACAAGATCAGGACTATATGAAGTAAGGTCATAG
- the LOC118034986 gene encoding AP-3 complex subunit mu isoform X2: MPPLMGIEFLCRVADVLSDYLEGLNEDVIKDNFVIVYELLDEMIDNGFPLTTEPNILREMIAPPNIVSKMLSVVTGNSSNVSNTLPGATASCVPWRTTDVKYANNEVYVDLVEEMDAIINRDGVLVKCEVYGEVQVNSHITGVPDLTLSFTNPSIMDDVRFHPCVRFRPWESHHILSFVPPDGLFKLMSYRVKKLKSTPIYVKPQITSDDGTCRVNVMVGIRNDPGKMIDSITVQFQLPSCVLSPDLTANHGAVTIFSNKMCTWSIDRIPKDRAPALSGTLMLETGLKRLNVFPTFQVGFRIQGVALSGLQLDKLDLRVVPSRLYKGFRAFTRSGLYEVRS, from the exons ATGCCACCTTTGATGGGCATTGAG TTCCTTTGCAGAGTAGCTGATGTTCTCTCAGATTATCTAGAAGGGTTGAATGAAGATGTAATAAAGGATAACTTTGTAATTGTGTATGAG CTTTTGGATGAGATGATAGACAATGGCTTCCCCCTGACCACAGAACCTAACATACTGAGGGAGATGATAGCTCCACCAAATATTGTGAGCAAAATGTTGAGTGTTGTGACTGGTAACAGTTCAAATGTGAGCAACACTCTTCCAGGTGCTACAGCATCTTGTGTTCCATGGAGAACGACAGACGTAAAATATGCTAACAATGAGGTGTATGTTGATCTTGTTGAAGAAATGGATGCAATTATAAATAG GGATGGGGTCTTGGTAAAGTGTGAGGTTTATGGTGAAGTTCAAGTAAACTCCCATATCACAGGTGTTCCTGACTTGACTCTATCATTTACAAACCCATCTATTATGGATGATGTCAGATTTCATCCATGTGTTCGGTTCCGGCCTTGGGAATCCCATCATATCCTATCATTTGTGCCTCCTGATGGACTATTTAAGCTCATGAGTTACAG ggttaaaaagttgaaaagtaCCCCAATATATGTAAAGCCACAGATTACATCCGATGATGGGACATGCCGCGTCAATGTGATGGTTGGTATACGAAATGACCCTGGAAAGATGATTGACTCAATAACAGTGCAATTTCAACTGCCTTCGTGTGTTTTGTCACCTGATCTGACTGCAAATCATGGAGCAGTGACCATCTTCTCAAACAAG ATGTGCACTTGGTCAATTGATCGAATACCAAAAGATAGAGCCCCTGCATTATCTGGAACACTGATGCTTGAGACAGGATTAAAGCGGCTTAACGTATTTCCCACATTTCAAGTGGGTTTTAGAATCCAGGGTGTTGCCCTCTCTGGCCTGCAATTAGATAAACTGGATCTCAGGGTTGTACCAAGCCGTCTTTATAAAGGGTTTCGAGCTTTCACAAGATCAGGACTATATGAAGTAAGGTCATAG
- the LOC118034987 gene encoding psbP domain-containing protein 1, chloroplastic, whose translation MARILDSFPPPLQLTHPTLSRSTWPSCSMPISPNPTFCSSISHYNQLTKAFAVPRRNAMALILSSYMFSEFGFDNLAFAQQSVGFREYIDQFDGYSFKYPQNWIQVRGAGADIFFRDPFVLDENLSVELSSPSSSKYKSVEDLGPPQEAAKKVLKQYLTEFMSTRLGVRRESNILSTSSRVADDGKLYYQVEVNIKSYANNNELAVMPQERVVRLEWDRRYLSVLGVENNQLYELRLQTPENVFVEEENDLRKVMDSFRVNKVAV comes from the exons ATGGCAAGAATTCTTGACTCGTTCCCTCCCCCACTTCAACTCACCCATCCAACTCTTTCTCGCTCTACTTGGCCCAGTTGCTCAATGCCCATCTCACCAAATCCCACTTTCTGCAGCTCTATTTCTCATTACAACCAACTG ACTAAAGCTTTTGCAGTTCCAAGGAGAAATGCAATGGCATTGATCTTGTCAAGTTACATGTTCTCAGAATTTGGTTTCGACAACCTTGCATTTGCTCAACAGTCCGTTGGCTTCAGGGAATACATTGATCAATTTGATGGGTATTCATTCAAGTACCCTCAGAACTGGATTCAAGTTCGAGGTGCTGGAGCTGATATATTCTTCAGAGACCCTTTTGTTCTTGATGAAAATCTCTCAGTGGAGTTGTCGTCTCCTTCATCATCCAAGTACAAGAGTGTTGAAGACTTGGGCCCTCCACAAGAAGCTGCAAAGAAGGTGCTTAAGCAGTATTTGACAGAGTTCATGTCTACTAGACTTGGCGTCAGGCGGGAATCAAATATTCTTTCGACATCGTCTAGAGTCGCTGATGACGGAAAGCTTTATTATCAAGTTGAG GTAAACATCAAGTCCTACGCAAATAACAACGAACTGGCTGTTATGCCTCAGGAAAGAGTAGTTCGATTGGAATGGGATCGCCGGTATCTGTCAGTTCTTGGAGTTGAAAACAATCAGCTGTACGAGTTAAGATTACAGACACCAGAAAATGTATTTGTAGAAGAGGAAAATGATCTTCGCAAAGTCATGGATTCCTTTAGAGTGAATAAGGTTGCTGTTTAA
- the LOC118034988 gene encoding alkaline/neutral invertase A, mitochondrial, with translation MRPSCRFFLSKKNRVFFKLHHSLTSNLSGNHFNFEKNKQFFTYPFRILGSRTIFNEAHKSFCAPYISFGQSRLITRDFRGVSIVASVASQVRKFSTSVETRVNDNNFERIYVQNGIGIKPLVVERIDKDENVLGDEESSIGMLVDDCESVNRENLDGGQEVEIVSPKREASEIEKEAWKLLNDAVVMYCGSPVGTVAANDPGDKMPLNYDQVFIRDFVPSALAFLLRGEGEIVKNFLLHTLQLQSWEKTVDCYSPGQGLMPASFKVRTVPLDDSKFEEVLDPDFGESAIGRVAPVDSGLWWIILLRAYGKLTGDYALQERVDVQTGIKLILNLCLTDGFDMFPSLLVTDGSCMIDRRMGIHGHPLEIQALFYSALRCSREMIVVNDGSKNLVRAINNRLSALSFHIREYYWVDMKKINEIYRYKTEEYSTEATNKFNIYPEQIPSWLMDWIPEEGGYLIGNLQPAHMDFRFFTLGNLWSVVSSLGTPKHNEAILNLIEAKWDDLVGNMPLKICYPALEHEDWRIITGSDPKNTPWSYHNGGSWPTLLWQFTLACIKMNRVELAQKAIALAEKRLQVDHWPEYYDTRTGKFIGKQSRLYQTWTVAGFLTSKILLENLQRASLLFWDEDYELLEICVCGLNTSGRKRCSRGAAKSQILV, from the exons ATGAGACCCTCTTGTAGATTTTTCTTATCTAAGAAGAATCGAGTCTTTTTTAAGCTCCATCATAGTCTAACAAGCAATTTATCAGGGAACcattttaattttgagaaaaacaaGCAGTTTTTTACCTACCCTTTTAGAATCTTGGGGTCCAGGACCATTTTCAATGAAGCCCATAAATCTTTTTGTGCTCCCTATATCAGTTTTGGTCAATCTCGGCTAATAACAAGAGACTTTAGGGGGGTTTCTATTGTTGCTAGTGTTGCATCACAAGTTAGAAAGTTTTCAACATCCGTTGAGACAAGAGtgaatgataataattttgagAGAATTTATGTGCAAAATGGGATCGGTATTAAGCCTTTGGTGGTTGAGAGGATTGATAAAGATGAGAATGTTTTAGGGGACGAAGAGTCTAGTATAGGGATGCTTGTTGATGATTGTGAAAGTGTAAATAGAGAGAATTTGGACGGTGGTCAAGAAGTTGAGATTGTTAGTCCTAAGAGGGAAGCGAGTGAGATAGAAAAGGAGGCATGGAAGCTGTTGAATGATGCTGTTGTTATGTATTGTGGGAGTCCTGTGGGAACTGTGGCCGCGAATGATCCTGGGGATAAGATGCCATTGAATTATGATCAGGTGTTTATTCGTGATTTCGTGCCTTCAGCTCTTGCTTTTTTGCTCAGAGGAGAAGGAGAGATTGTGAAGAATTTCCTGCTTCATACCTTGCAATTGCAG agTTGGGAGAAAACAGTGGACTGCTATAGTCCAGGCCAGGGGCTGATGCCAGCCAGTTTTAAAGTCAGAACGGTGCCTCTTGATGACAgtaaatttgaagaagttttagATCCAGATTTTGGTGAATCAGCTATTGGCCGTGTTGCACCTGTAGATTCTG gATTGTGGTGGATTATTTTGTTGAGGGCATATGGGAAACTCACTGGTGACTATGCCTTACAAGAAAGGGTGGATGTTCAGACTGGCATAAAACTGATCTTGAACTTGTGCTTAACTGATGGGTTCGATATGTTTCCTTCTCTACTAGTCACTGATGGCTCCTGCATGATAGATCGGCGGATGGGTATCCATGGTCACCCCCTAGAGATCCAA GCCTTGTTTTACTCAGCTTTACGATGCTCTCGTGAGATGATAGTTGTAAATGATGGATCAAAGAATTTAGTGAGGGCTATCAACAACAGACTCAGTGCTCTGTCATTCCACATTAGAGAATACTATTGGGTAGATATGAAAAAGATCAATGAGATATACCGGTATAAAACAGAAGAGTATTCTACAGAAGCCAccaacaaattcaatatttatccTGAACAAATTCCATCATGGCTCATGGACTGGATACCTGAGGAAGGCGGGTATTTGATTGGCAATCTGCAGCCAGCTCACATGGATTTTAGGTTTTTCACTCTTGGAAATCTTTGGTCCGTTGTTTCATCTTTGGGTACTCCAAAACATAATGAAGCTATTCTAAATCTGATTGAAGCCAAATGGGATGATCTTGTGGGAAATATGCCTCTTAAGATATGCTACCCTGCTCTAGAGCATGAAGATTGGCGTATAATCACTGGCAGTGACCCAAAGAACAC CCCTTGGTCATATCATAATGGTGGGTCGTGGCCAACACTTCTGTGGCAG TTCACTTTGGCATGCATAAAGATGAACCGAGTTGAACTAGCTCAGAAGGCGATTGCTTTGGCTGAGAAGAGACTTCAAGTTGACCATTGGCCAGAGTATTATGACACACGAACTGGGAAGTTTATCGGAAAGCAATCTCGTCTCTATCAAACATGGACGGTTGCAGGGTTCCTAACATCAAAAATTCTCTTGGAGAACCTACAGAGGGCGTCCTTATTATTCTGGGATGAGGATTATGAGCTTCTTGAGATATGTGTTTGTGGACTTAACACGAGTGGGCGAAAGAGGTGTTCTCGAGGCGCTGCTAAGTCTCAGATTCTTGTGTAG
- the LOC118034989 gene encoding pentatricopeptide repeat-containing protein At3g62890 encodes MKLSRPNCLSKPFKIPTFTLKPTSTLPILETHLQKCQNIKQFNQILSQMILSGFFKDSFAASRLLKFSTELPFININKSYQIFSHIENPNGFICNTMMKGYMQRNSPCKAIWVYKLMLESNVAADNYTYPILFQSCSVRLAEFDGKCIQDHVLKVGFDSDVYIQNTLINMYAVCGNLSDARKVFDGSSVLDMVSWNSMLAGYVLVGNVEEAKDVYDRMPERNVIASNSMIVLFGKKGNVEEACKLFNEMKQKDLVSWSALISCYEQNEMYEKALILFKEMNANGIMVDEVVVLSVLSACSRLLVVITGKLVHGLAVKVGIETYVNLQNALIHMYSSCEEVVTAQKLFSESCWLDQISWNSMISGYVKCGEIEKARALFDSMPDKDNVSWSAMISGYAQQDRFTETLVLFQEMQIEGTKPDETILVSVISACTHLAALDQGKWIHAYIRKNGLKINIILGTTLINMYMKLGCVEDALEVFKGLEEKGVSTWNALILGLAMNGLVDKSLKTFSEMKEHGVTPNEITFVAVLGACRHMGLVDEGHRHFNSMIQEHKIGPNIKHYGCMVDLLGRAGMLKEAEELIESMPMAPDVSTWGALLGACKKYGDNETGERIGRKLVELHSDHDGFNVLLSNIYASKGNWVDVLEVRRMMRQHGVVKTPGCSMIEAHGRVHEFLAGDKTHPQNEDIEHMLDEMAKKLKLEGYAPDTREVSLDIDEEEKETTLFRHSEKLAIAFGLIAIDPPTPIRIVKNLRICNDCHTAAKLISKAFNREIVVRDRHRFHHFKQGSCSCMDYW; translated from the coding sequence ATGAAACTTTCCAGACCAAACTGTCTTTCAAAACCCTTCAAGATTCCAACTTTCACtctcaaaccaacctcaactctCCCAATCTTAGAAACCCACTTGCAAAAATGTCAAAACATCAAGCAATTCAATCAAATCCTCTCGCAAATGATCCTTTCTGGCTTCTTCAAAGACAGTTTTGCAGCTAGTAGACTCCTTAAGTTCTCCACTGAATTACCATTCATTAACATCAACAAGTCATATCAAATATTTTCACACATTGAGAACCCAAATGGGTTCATTTGTAATACCATGATGAAGGGTTATATGCAAAGAAATAGCCCTTGTAAAGCTATATGGGTTTATAAGTTGATGCTTGAAAGCAATGTAGCAGCTGATAATTATACTTATCCCATATTGTTTCAGTCTTGTTCTGTTAGATTAGCTGAGTTTGATGGGAAATGTATtcaagatcatgttttgaaggTGGGTTTTGATTCTGATGTTTATATACAGAACACTTTGATTAATATGTATGCTGTTTGTGGGAATTTAAGTGATGCACGTAAGGTGTTTGATGGAAGTTCTGTTTTGGACATGGTTTCGTGGAATTCGATGTTGGCAGGGTATGTTTTGGTAGGGAACGTGGAGGAGGCTAAGGATGTGTATGATAGGATGCCGGAAAGGAATGTAATTGCTTCGAATTCGATGATTGTTTTGTTTGGTAAGAAAGGTAATGTTGAAGAGGCTTGCAAATTGTTTAATGAAATGAAGCAGAAGGATTTAGTATCGTGGAGTGCATTGATTTCATGTTATGAGCAGAATGAGATGTATGAGAAGGCTTTGATTTTGTTCAAGGAAATGAATGCTAATGGAATTATGGTGGATGAGGTCGTGGTGCTTAGTGTTCTGTCAGCATGTTCTCGCTTGTTGGTGGTTATAACAGGGAAGTTGGTACATGGTTTGGCTGTGAAGGTTGGGATTGAGACTTATGTTAACCTTCAAAATGCGTTGATTCACATGTATTCAAGTTGTGAAGAAGTGGTTACTGCTCAAAAGTTGTTTAGTGAGAGTTGTTGGTTGGACCAAATATCATGGAATTCTATGATCTCTGGCTACGTGAAATGTGGGGAAATTGAAAAGGCGAGGGCTTTATTCGATTCAATGCCTGACAAAGATAATGTATCATGGAGTGCAATGATATCAGGTTATGCTCAACAGGACAGATTTACTGAGACTTTAGTTCTGTTCCAGGAAATGCAGATTGAAGGGACAAAGCCAGATGAGACGATTTTGGTTAGTGTGATCTCAGCTTGTACGCACCTGGCTGCTCTTGACCAAGGCAAGTGGATTCATGCTTATATAAGGAAGAACGGCCTAAAGATTAATATCATTTTGGGTACAACTCTTATAAACATGTATATGAAATTAGGGTGTGTTGAAGATGCTTTGGAGGTTTTCAAAGGGTTGGAGGAGAAGGGTGTTTCTACTTGGAACGCTCTCATTCTTGGTTTGGCAATGAATGGGTTAGTGGACAAGTCACTCAAAACATTTTCAGAGATGAAGGAACATGGTGTTACACCTAATGAGATAACCTTTGTAGCAGTTCTTGGGGCTTGCAGACACATGGGCTTAGTGGATGAGGGACACCGTCATTTTAATTCCATGATTCAGGAGCACAAGATTGGGCCCAACATCAAGCATTATGGATGCATGGTCGATCTTCTAGGACGTGCAGGTATGCTAAAAGAAGCAGAGGAACTCATTGAGAGTATGCCAATGGCACCAGATGTTTCCACTTGGGGTGCCTTGCTTGGAGCTTGTAAGAAATACGGTGACAATGAAACTGGGGAGAGGATAGGAAGAAAGCTTGTAGAACTTCATTCTGACCATGATGGGTTCAATGTGTTACTTTCAAACATATATGCTTCAAAGGGCAATTGGGTTGATGTTCTTGAAGTTCGGCGAATGATGAGGCAACATGGGGTGGTGAAGACCCCAGGTTGTAGCATGATTGAAGCACATGGTAGAGTTCATGAGTTCCTCGCTGGAGATAAGACACACCCTCAGAATGAAGATATCGAACATATGTTAGATGAAATGGCTAAGAAATTAAAGTTGGAAGGTTATGCACCCGATACACGTGAGGTTTCCCTTGatattgatgaagaagaaaaggaaactaCTCTGTTTAGACACAGTGAGAAGCTTGCAATTGCCTTTGGGCTTATTGCCATTGATCCACCAACACCAATAAGGATAGTGAAGAATTTGCGAATATGCAATGATTGTCACACGGCAGCAAAGTTGATCTCTAAAGCTTTTAATCGTGAAATTGTGGTGAGGGATCGGCATCGCTTCCACCACTTCAAGCAGGGTTCTTGTTCATGCATGGACTATTGGTAG
- the LOC118034992 gene encoding protein AGENET DOMAIN (AGD)-CONTAINING P1: MPPKSTPKSKSNQNPHFKPGSKVEIMSEEEGFRGSFYTGTVVKATRTSKFIVEYDKLFEDEEGTKPLQETVNEFQIRPIAPREKKREFKFSEEVDAFHNDGWWEGVITEVNEDGKFAVFFRSTKEQIEFGEEDLRLHREWVNGAWKPTLEGEEEEEEKEEVKEKENEGSRNKRKLVEEEVTKEVKRRVNKKVPDTTQEKPIESPKDAKFSKGMPVEVSSDEDGFKGAWFAATIVEPVGKDKYLIEYQTLRTEDDSDFLREEIDTLHIRPHPPQTIIIDRFKKLEEVDALYNDAWWVGVVSKVNTFPKYSVFFKDSNEELEFQHSDLRPHQDWINGKWVTPSKALKL; this comes from the exons ATGCCGCCAAAATCCACGCCCAAATCAAAATCCAACCAAAACCCACATTTCAAACCAGGCTCAAAAGTAGAAATCATGTCAGAAGAGGAAGGATTCAGAGGCTCCTTCTATACAGGAACAGTAGTGAAGGCAACAAGAACCTCAAAATTCATTGTTGAATATGACAAGCtgtttgaagatgaagaagggACAAAACCCTTGCAGGAAACAGTCAATGAGTTCCAAATAAGACCAATAGCCccaagagagaagaagagggagTTCAAGTTTAGTGAAGAAGTTGATGCTTTTCATAATGATGGGTGGTGGGAAGGTGTGATAACTGAGGTGAATGAGGATGGGAAGTTTGCTGTGTTTTTTAGGAGTACTAAAGAGCAGATTGAGTTTGGTGAGGAGGATTTGAGGTTGCATAGGGAGTGGGTTAATGGGGCGTGGAAACCAACGTTGgaaggagaggaggaggaggaggagaaagaggaggtgaaagagaaggaaaatgag ggttctagaaataaaaggaaactcGTTGAAGAAGAAGTGACGAAAGAGGTGAAAAGGAGGGTTAACAAg AAAGTGCCCGATACAACACAAGAGAAGCCTATTGAATCACCAAAAGATGCAAAGTTTAGCAAGGGAATGCCAGTTGAGGTTAGCAGTGACGAAGATGGTTTTAAAGGTGCTTGGTTTGCTGCAACTATTGTTGAGCCAGTGGGCAAGGACAAGTACCTTATTGAGTACCAAACCTTGAGAACCGAAGATGATAGTGATTTTCTGAGGGAAGAGATTGACACTTTGCACATTAGGCCTCATCCTCCACAAACTATAATTATTGATCGATTCAAGAAGTTGGAAGAAGTTGATGCTCTGTACAATGATGCCTGGTGGGTGGGTGTAGTTTCTAAGGTGAATACTTTCCCAAAGTATTCGGTCTTCTTCAAGGATTCCAATGAGGAATTAGAATTTCAGCACTCTGACTTAAGGCCACATCAGGACTGGATCAATGGCAAATGGGTCACTCCATCAAAG GCTTTGAAGCTGTGA
- the LOC118034993 gene encoding uncharacterized protein: MSLVKEDIKAKAEVYYGDEMGKEKSQELLREVGLPNGLLPLHDIIECGIVRETGFVWLKQKKSITHKFEKIGKLASYGTEVTAYVEQNKIKKLTGVKTKELLLWVTLSDIYLDDPPTGKITFQTPTGLYRTFPVSAFVVEEKGKAATSAAAAKDVKEEKKDDVKGEKGAVEVKEA, from the coding sequence ATGTCTCTTGTCAAAGAAGACATCAAGGCCAAAGCTGAGGTCTACTATGGAGATGAAATGGGAAAGGAGAAATCTCAAGAATTGCTCAGAGAAGTAGGCTTGCCAAACGGTCTTTTGCCCTTGCACGATATTATAGAGTGCGGGATTGTGAGGGAGACAGGGTTTGTGTGGCTCAAGCAAAAGAAGAGCATAACCCACAAGTTTGAGAAGATTGGCAAGCTCGCTTCCTATGGAACTGAAGTCACAGCTTATGTTGAACAAAACAAGATCAAGAAACTGACTGGTGTGAAGACCAAAGAGCTTTTGCTTTGGGTCACTCTGAGTGATATCTATTTGGATGATCCACCAACCGGAAAGATCACTTTCCAGACTCCTACTGGTCTCTACAGGACTTTCCCTGTGTCAGCTTTTGTGGTTGAAGAAAAGGGTAAAGCAGCAACCTCAGCCGCTGCAGCAAAGGATGTcaaggaagagaagaaggatGATGTCAAGGGAGAGAAGGGAGCCGTGGAGGTGAAGGAGGCCTAA